A region of Toxorhynchites rutilus septentrionalis strain SRP chromosome 1, ASM2978413v1, whole genome shotgun sequence DNA encodes the following proteins:
- the LOC129762811 gene encoding zinc finger protein 771-like isoform X1 gives MKFHWRSEMALISNNLERCSFCSDICDEEFRHTLVTPHHEEQKLKTMLQKLGSFTPQLSSYLTCDKCRQHLIISHNIPENCFQSFPSAGDISIKMEPELMIDDHELLDNDQIVETDPTVDLGPTQQRVKTQIEGEEGEMFFISEIDQEDDNISLTARTNTQRKSDLNVLQKKVPSTSVRHKCKGGFADERSTKGPTRLHSGKDPLKCEKCEKTFRSKLGLKLHVRTHTGERPYSCSYCPKAFMDTSGLRAHIRTHTGERPYACQHCPKAFKNHSALQVHIRTHTGERSYSCPHCPKAFRLSTTLKIHILTHTDERPYTCPHCPKAFRSHSAIQTHIRSHTGERPYVCPHCPKALKSHSALQAHIRTHTDERPHSCSYCAKSFSLRATLEEHIRIHTGERPYLCSHCSKTFAQSSNLRRHLKSHGKDAGGLGQESSVTVEKEIFIIRINRTINRRLYARQAVKTRIADRRLSTRCRSILRDRLDNIVTE, from the exons ATGAAATTCCACTGGAGGAGTGAAATGGCGTTAATTAGCAACAACCT CGAGCGATGTAGCTTTTGTTCTGATATATGCGATGAGGAATTTCGTCATACGCTGGTCACACCTCACCATGAAGAGCAAAAGCTAAAGACTATGCTGCAGAAACTGGGCAGTTTCACACCCCAGTTGAGCAGTTATCTCACGTGTGACAAATGCCGTCAACATCTCATAATTTCCCACAACATTCCCGAGAACTGTTTCCAAAGTTTCCCAAGCGCTGGCGACATCAGCATCAAAATGGAACCAGAATTAATGATTGACGATCACGAGCTGCTGGATAACGATCAAATTGTTGAGACAGACCCAACGGTGGACTTAGGGCCAACTCAACAGAGAGTCAAAACACAAATCGAGGGAGAAGAAGGAGAGATGTTCTTCATTAGCGAAATAGACCAGGAAGACGACAATATATCACTGACTGCTAGGACAAATACACAAAGGAAAAGTGATTTGAATGTTTTACAGAAGAAAGTTCCATCAACTTCAGTCCGTCATAAATGTAAGGGAGGCTTCGCCGACGAAAGGTCGACGAAAGGCCCCACACGATTACACTCGG GAAAGGATCCGCTTAAAtgtgaaaaatgtgaaaaaacatttcgcTCAAAATTGGGACTCAAATTGCACgttcgaactcatacgg GTGAACGTCCTTATTCTTGTTCCTATTGTCCAAAAGCGTTCATGGACACTTCAGGCCTCCGAGCGCACATTCGAACCCATACAG gtgaacgtccctatGCTTGCCAACATTGTCCGAAAGCGTTTAAGAACCATTCAGCGCTGCAAGTGCACATTCGAACCCATACAG GTGAACGTTCCTATTCGTGCCCACACTGCCCGAAGGCATTCAGGCTTTCAACAACGCTCAAAATACACATTCTgactcatacgg ATGAACGTCCCTACacttgtccacattgtccgaaagCGTTTAGGAGTCATTCGGCGATCCAAACGCACATTCGATCACATACGG GTGAACGCCCGTATGTTTGCCCACATTGTCCGAAAGCGTTGAAGAGTCATTCAGCACTCCAAGCgcacattcgaactcatacgg ATGAGCGCCCTCATTCTTGTTCATATTGTGCGAAATCTTTCAGCCTACGTGCAACGCTCGAAGAGCACATTCGAAttcatacgg gtgaacgtccctattTGTGTTCACATTGTTCCAAAACGTTTGCGCAATCTTCAAATCTAAGAAGACACCTGAAATCACACGGTAAAGATGCAGGTGGTTTAGGGCAGGAATCATCGGTGACCGTAGAGAAAGAG
- the LOC129762811 gene encoding zinc finger protein 771-like isoform X2 encodes MKFHWRSEMALISNNLERCSFCSDICDEEFRHTLVTPHHEEQKLKTMLQKLGSFTPQLSSYLTCDKCRQHLIISHNIPENCFQSFPSAGDISIKMEPELMIDDHELLDNDQIVETDPTVDLGPTQQRVKTQIEGEEGEMFFISEIDQEDDNISLTARTNTQRKSDLNVLQKKVPSTSVRHKCKGGFADERSTKGPTRLHSGKDPLKCEKCEKTFRSKLGLKLHVRTHTGERPYSCSYCPKAFMDTSGLRAHIRTHTGERPYACQHCPKAFKNHSALQVHIRTHTGERSYSCPHCPKAFRLSTTLKIHILTHTDERPYTCPHCPKAFRSHSAIQTHIRSHTGERPYVCPHCPKALKSHSALQAHIRTHTDERPHSCSYCAKSFSLRATLEEHIRIHTGERPYLCSHCSKTFAQSSNLRRHLKSHGKDAGGLGQESSVTVEKENKSND; translated from the exons ATGAAATTCCACTGGAGGAGTGAAATGGCGTTAATTAGCAACAACCT CGAGCGATGTAGCTTTTGTTCTGATATATGCGATGAGGAATTTCGTCATACGCTGGTCACACCTCACCATGAAGAGCAAAAGCTAAAGACTATGCTGCAGAAACTGGGCAGTTTCACACCCCAGTTGAGCAGTTATCTCACGTGTGACAAATGCCGTCAACATCTCATAATTTCCCACAACATTCCCGAGAACTGTTTCCAAAGTTTCCCAAGCGCTGGCGACATCAGCATCAAAATGGAACCAGAATTAATGATTGACGATCACGAGCTGCTGGATAACGATCAAATTGTTGAGACAGACCCAACGGTGGACTTAGGGCCAACTCAACAGAGAGTCAAAACACAAATCGAGGGAGAAGAAGGAGAGATGTTCTTCATTAGCGAAATAGACCAGGAAGACGACAATATATCACTGACTGCTAGGACAAATACACAAAGGAAAAGTGATTTGAATGTTTTACAGAAGAAAGTTCCATCAACTTCAGTCCGTCATAAATGTAAGGGAGGCTTCGCCGACGAAAGGTCGACGAAAGGCCCCACACGATTACACTCGG GAAAGGATCCGCTTAAAtgtgaaaaatgtgaaaaaacatttcgcTCAAAATTGGGACTCAAATTGCACgttcgaactcatacgg GTGAACGTCCTTATTCTTGTTCCTATTGTCCAAAAGCGTTCATGGACACTTCAGGCCTCCGAGCGCACATTCGAACCCATACAG gtgaacgtccctatGCTTGCCAACATTGTCCGAAAGCGTTTAAGAACCATTCAGCGCTGCAAGTGCACATTCGAACCCATACAG GTGAACGTTCCTATTCGTGCCCACACTGCCCGAAGGCATTCAGGCTTTCAACAACGCTCAAAATACACATTCTgactcatacgg ATGAACGTCCCTACacttgtccacattgtccgaaagCGTTTAGGAGTCATTCGGCGATCCAAACGCACATTCGATCACATACGG GTGAACGCCCGTATGTTTGCCCACATTGTCCGAAAGCGTTGAAGAGTCATTCAGCACTCCAAGCgcacattcgaactcatacgg ATGAGCGCCCTCATTCTTGTTCATATTGTGCGAAATCTTTCAGCCTACGTGCAACGCTCGAAGAGCACATTCGAAttcatacgg gtgaacgtccctattTGTGTTCACATTGTTCCAAAACGTTTGCGCAATCTTCAAATCTAAGAAGACACCTGAAATCACACGGTAAAGATGCAGGTGGTTTAGGGCAGGAATCATCGGTGACCGTAGAGAAAGAG
- the LOC129762811 gene encoding zinc finger protein 771-like isoform X3 — MKFHWRSEMALISNNLERCSFCSDICDEEFRHTLVTPHHEEQKLKTMLQKLGSFTPQLSSYLTCDKCRQHLIISHNIPENCFQSFPSAGDISIKMEPELMIDDHELLDNDQIVETDPTVDLGPTQQRVKTQIEGEEGEMFFISEIDQEDDNISLTARTNTQRKSDLNVLQKKVPSTSVRHKCKGGFADERSTKGPTRLHSGKDPLKCEKCEKTFRSKLGLKLHVRTHTGERPYSCSYCPKAFMDTSGLRAHIRTHTGERPYACQHCPKAFKNHSALQVHIRTHTGERSYSCPHCPKAFRLSTTLKIHILTHTDERPYTCPHCPKAFRSHSAIQTHIRSHTGERPYVCPHCPKALKSHSALQAHIRTHTDERPHSCSYCAKSFSLRATLEEHIRIHTGERPYLCSHCSKTFAQSSNLRRHLKSHGKDAGGLGQESSVTVEKEKAY; from the exons ATGAAATTCCACTGGAGGAGTGAAATGGCGTTAATTAGCAACAACCT CGAGCGATGTAGCTTTTGTTCTGATATATGCGATGAGGAATTTCGTCATACGCTGGTCACACCTCACCATGAAGAGCAAAAGCTAAAGACTATGCTGCAGAAACTGGGCAGTTTCACACCCCAGTTGAGCAGTTATCTCACGTGTGACAAATGCCGTCAACATCTCATAATTTCCCACAACATTCCCGAGAACTGTTTCCAAAGTTTCCCAAGCGCTGGCGACATCAGCATCAAAATGGAACCAGAATTAATGATTGACGATCACGAGCTGCTGGATAACGATCAAATTGTTGAGACAGACCCAACGGTGGACTTAGGGCCAACTCAACAGAGAGTCAAAACACAAATCGAGGGAGAAGAAGGAGAGATGTTCTTCATTAGCGAAATAGACCAGGAAGACGACAATATATCACTGACTGCTAGGACAAATACACAAAGGAAAAGTGATTTGAATGTTTTACAGAAGAAAGTTCCATCAACTTCAGTCCGTCATAAATGTAAGGGAGGCTTCGCCGACGAAAGGTCGACGAAAGGCCCCACACGATTACACTCGG GAAAGGATCCGCTTAAAtgtgaaaaatgtgaaaaaacatttcgcTCAAAATTGGGACTCAAATTGCACgttcgaactcatacgg GTGAACGTCCTTATTCTTGTTCCTATTGTCCAAAAGCGTTCATGGACACTTCAGGCCTCCGAGCGCACATTCGAACCCATACAG gtgaacgtccctatGCTTGCCAACATTGTCCGAAAGCGTTTAAGAACCATTCAGCGCTGCAAGTGCACATTCGAACCCATACAG GTGAACGTTCCTATTCGTGCCCACACTGCCCGAAGGCATTCAGGCTTTCAACAACGCTCAAAATACACATTCTgactcatacgg ATGAACGTCCCTACacttgtccacattgtccgaaagCGTTTAGGAGTCATTCGGCGATCCAAACGCACATTCGATCACATACGG GTGAACGCCCGTATGTTTGCCCACATTGTCCGAAAGCGTTGAAGAGTCATTCAGCACTCCAAGCgcacattcgaactcatacgg ATGAGCGCCCTCATTCTTGTTCATATTGTGCGAAATCTTTCAGCCTACGTGCAACGCTCGAAGAGCACATTCGAAttcatacgg gtgaacgtccctattTGTGTTCACATTGTTCCAAAACGTTTGCGCAATCTTCAAATCTAAGAAGACACCTGAAATCACACGGTAAAGATGCAGGTGGTTTAGGGCAGGAATCATCGGTGACCGTAGAGAAAGAG